A genomic stretch from Coregonus clupeaformis isolate EN_2021a chromosome 23, ASM2061545v1, whole genome shotgun sequence includes:
- the LOC121536212 gene encoding uncharacterized protein LOC121536212, which translates to MQHQSYQPLLLTGNKYLQQKWDKASYEIHLRKVKSAKPTIDTTAPKTYGHLALKMKKQKLEEQSMSKIQRENNMLLEKISRIMKTTGHIDNRNDYENKSLCREMQQQEWLRITKENQLILLRLTQCQPHYSIKDWHEDWLKTIKIMESIARYPRRVSDKKCNSCLKRPTECEEGEEEPDQQEEEAGM; encoded by the exons ATGCAACACCAGTCATACCAGCCACTGCTTCTCACTGGAAACAAATACCTGCAACAGAAGTGGGACAAGGCCTCATATGAAATACATCTGAGAAAG GTCAAATCAGCGAAACCCACCATCGACACAACTGCACCTAAAACCTATGGTCATCTTGCCCTCAAAATGAAGAAACAGAAG CTTGAGGAGCAAAGCATGTCCAAAATTCAGAGGGAAAACAACATGCTGCTTGAGAAAATATCTCGCATCATGAAGACTACTGGTCACATCGACAACAGGAACGACTATGAAAACAAAAG TCTCTGCAGAGAGATGCAACAGCAAGAGTGGCTCCGTATCACCAAAGAGAACCAGTTAATCCTTCTTCGTCTGACCCAGTGCCAGCCTCACTACAGCATTAAGGACTGGCATGAGGACTGGCTCAAGACAATCAAGATCATGGAGAGCATTGCACGATATCCACGAAGAGTTAGTGACAAAAAG TGTaacagctgtttgaaaagaccaactgagtgtgaggagggggaggaagaaccTGATCAACAGGAAGAGGAGGCGGGCATGTAG